The following are from one region of the Aequoribacter fuscus genome:
- the yidC gene encoding membrane protein insertase YidC, producing the protein MDIQRYALIGAIAVLSWMLLTEWVIFKDKATEQQAVMTPAFAPSESVSLDDSSSDIPSIIDASDESSLGLSNATNQGVINVTTDTLVATIDLQGGDIVYAGLRDYLAKIDDPSNPFVLLEQNARRVYVAQSGLIGPDGVDSKARAQYRSEEANYALADDQATLSVKLYHTDNAGLSVVKEFVFNRGTHLIDVNYQLSNSDVKSKTVYLFGQLKRDSSADPSSENSGMGLAPFLGAATSNADDRFKKFNFKDMLEEPYKAQTQGSWIALIQHYFLSAWIPNPDKIHTYTTRVTKDGFNIAGFLSPATVVAPGATATTSAQLYVGPKDQYTLEKISPFLELSVDYGWLWWIAQPLFWLLTKIHGLVGNWGVAIILLTVLIKGAFFKLSAASYRSMANMRRVQPKMADIREQYADDKQKQSQAMMELYKKEKINPMGGCLPILVQMPVFIALYWTLMESVELRHAPFALWINDLSVMDPYFVLPILMGASMWFMQKLNPPPPDPMQAKLMQWLPIVFTFFFLWFPAGLVLYWVVNNLLSMTQQYIITKQIENSAPQR; encoded by the coding sequence CTACGCACTCATTGGCGCCATAGCCGTTCTTTCATGGATGCTACTGACGGAATGGGTCATCTTTAAAGATAAGGCGACTGAACAGCAAGCTGTCATGACACCAGCTTTTGCGCCGTCCGAATCCGTCAGTTTAGATGACAGCAGCTCTGACATTCCCAGTATCATTGACGCCTCTGATGAGTCATCCCTAGGGCTTTCCAACGCGACAAACCAAGGGGTCATAAACGTCACTACCGACACCTTAGTAGCTACCATTGACCTTCAAGGCGGAGACATCGTCTACGCGGGCCTGCGCGACTACCTGGCTAAGATCGACGACCCTTCTAATCCTTTCGTTTTACTGGAACAAAATGCCCGACGTGTTTACGTTGCACAAAGTGGCTTGATCGGTCCAGATGGGGTCGACAGTAAGGCCCGAGCTCAATACCGAAGCGAAGAAGCAAACTATGCACTGGCGGACGATCAAGCCACCCTTTCAGTAAAGCTTTATCATACCGATAACGCTGGCCTCTCCGTAGTCAAAGAGTTTGTCTTCAATCGTGGTACCCACTTAATTGATGTCAACTATCAGCTTTCTAATAGCGATGTAAAATCGAAGACCGTCTACTTATTTGGACAGTTGAAACGGGATAGCTCAGCTGATCCCTCCAGCGAAAATTCTGGAATGGGCTTAGCGCCATTTTTAGGTGCGGCGACCAGCAACGCCGATGACCGATTCAAAAAATTCAACTTCAAAGATATGCTGGAAGAGCCTTACAAAGCACAAACACAAGGCAGTTGGATCGCCTTGATTCAGCACTACTTTTTAAGCGCTTGGATACCCAACCCAGACAAAATACACACCTATACGACCCGGGTTACCAAAGACGGCTTCAATATCGCTGGGTTTTTGAGCCCGGCTACTGTCGTTGCTCCGGGAGCCACGGCAACCACAAGTGCACAACTGTACGTGGGGCCAAAAGATCAATACACCCTCGAGAAAATATCGCCATTCTTAGAGCTAAGCGTCGATTACGGCTGGCTTTGGTGGATTGCACAACCTCTTTTCTGGCTGCTGACAAAAATTCACGGATTAGTTGGTAATTGGGGCGTTGCTATCATTCTGCTAACGGTTCTCATTAAAGGTGCTTTTTTCAAACTTTCAGCAGCGAGCTACCGCTCAATGGCTAATATGCGCCGCGTACAGCCCAAAATGGCTGACATACGTGAACAATACGCGGACGACAAACAAAAACAAAGCCAAGCGATGATGGAGTTGTATAAGAAGGAAAAAATCAACCCCATGGGCGGATGCCTTCCCATTCTCGTGCAAATGCCTGTGTTTATCGCTCTTTATTGGACGCTGATGGAAAGTGTCGAACTGCGCCATGCACCATTTGCCTTATGGATTAACGACCTTTCTGTTATGGACCCTTACTTCGTGCTTCCAATTCTTATGGGCGCCAGCATGTGGTTTATGCAGAAACTGAATCCACCACCACCAGATCCAATGCAAGCAAAATTGATGCAATGGCTACCCATTGTATTTACGTTTTTCTTCTTGTGGTTCCCTGCAGGCCTCGTACTGTATTGGGTAGTCAATAACTTGCTGTCGATGACACAGCAATACATTATTACCAAGCAAATAGAGAACTCAGCACCTCAACGCTAA